Part of the Sander lucioperca isolate FBNREF2018 chromosome 1, SLUC_FBN_1.2, whole genome shotgun sequence genome is shown below.
GCCGCTAGGCGCTCAGGAAACGAAGATAAAGGAGTCAGTAAAAAAAACGGGGTTTGCTCCGATTAAAAACTCCGTGATCGTCTTCCAGCTTGCCCTTACATAACACTAATAATGATTCGGTGCGCATATTGTAGATCAaattgatacatatcaataaaCACGCAAACTTACAGAGCACAACAGGCTCGCTGCAGTGGGCCAGTCCTTGAAGATCAAACAAAGACCATTCAGAGACATGCCGCTTGACAGCAGAGGAACTTACCTCTCTCTGCAGGTTTTTATTTAAACTACGAGGGATGTTGCTTCAGATCTTTAGGTGGTTAATTTGCCTAACCTTTTGGGTGAATGATCCTGTAGAAACATTAGATAGATTCGATATAGGTAACCAACTCACCCACCCTAATATATCAGCTGTCTAGCGTTTACATTAAAACACGGCCGTCttagtttttttaaaccagCTTTGCTATCACACTGTGTAACAACACATCAAAAAGGTAGGACAACGTATGTCAGTAGGCCGTAATTTAACAGAGGGTAAATAAAGGTATTATTACAAGGTGATTACTATTGTCTGGGGACACGTGCCCTCTTGTGTCTACAGGGAGAATTGCATGCTTTCGATTTTGACAGGAAATGGTGAAAAAgacaatttctttgttttattttggtttcaCATACAGCACATAAGCATTTATTACATATACCACAAAGCATTTTTCtgtttaagtattttttttttttcataataaacAGCGTAACATACATGTCAATCTGTTTATCAAGTGAATTTGGGGACAAAAAACAGGCTGTTACAATACATAATCAAAAGTATATTCACAAAGTGCAGAAATAACAAATACTGTGTTCAAAATTATATTATGTACTGAGTTTTATCAGTTCAAGCTAATTCAAAATGTATCGCAGTGTCCTCCCGTTTTAGGTATGACGCAGGATATCACAAAATAACACATTGAACTGGACAACACAGAAAGGACAACTATACATCCACATATTTATGCTTAGGACAAATTTGATTTGCTGTTTGTACTAAAAGGGAATTTTTATAAATGTAGAAAATGTCACAAGAACCCAGCCATAGAAAtgttaaaacagaaaaaaagaaaacaagtcaCATATCAGGAACGAAATGCTTGAAGGAAAAAAGATATTCTCTCTAGTAAGGTTTGACAACAAACTGATGAAAAAATTTTTTTGCTTATACTGATTGGTGTGATAAATTCATGCATGCATGTCTGCCAAACTGGAATAACATACTACTAATTCAGTCATGTATTATGAGAGGATGAAGACAATGTCAAACACTGTACAAACAATCAGAGCCATTTCTAAATGGCAAAAAGTTCTTTCCCCCCCGACATTTGGGAGAAATGTTTTCCTAAGCATCTTCTTGCTCATGCACTGAAATGTTTTTCAAGCACTGGAGACTGAGAAAGCTGCAAAACTATTCGCTGCTTTCATCCACCTTGGCACTGGGCTCACAGAGGGGTCTTTTCTCCATCATGGTGTATGGAAAAGGTGGAACATCACAGCCAGTGAAGTCTAGTTTCTTGGGAACACTACAGTTGCTAAAGTCAAGTTTCTTGGCACTGTCACAACCAAACTCCAGCTTCTTGAGCCGAGCTAGACTCTTGATGCTGCCGGGGGGCCTGCCGGGGCTGACCTTATATCCTGCTGCTTTGGTGGTACCGAGGGGCCTCCCTGGGCTGGTTTTGAATCCAGCTGCTCTAGTTGTCCCAAGTGGACGCCCAGTACTTGTACGGTAACCAGCTGACTTTGTGGTCCCTGATGGCCTCCCTCTCCGCCCCGACTTCCCTGTGCCCTTCTTCTTCTTAGAGCCATCGGGCCCTGCAGCCTCACTGCCCCTGATTCTCACTGTCTGAGGCTGGAAGTCATTCTGGGTGTCTTGCATTTGACATACCATGGCCTTGTGCATGCCCTGTGGCAAAGGGGCTAGGCTGGCAAGGGACAGCTGCAGACCAGGGGTTGTCGGAGAGGGGTAGAATTTGTTGGATTGTGTGCTACATAAATCGAAGTGGCTGGCTGGATGACAGTCTTCTGCCAGTTCACTCATACAaaagtcactgttgctgttggtCACTTGATGCATCATTTTCTGTTGGAGAAATATACACAAATTAGGTAGAAAAGCTACACATGCACACGTGTACCAAAGCAAACACAAACCCAAAGAAACACTTTCAGTAGCTCACTTTTTGGGGAAGCCAACAGGCCTTTTAGcgttgcaacacacacacacaaaaagagagaTGTCAAGACAATGCGAGGTAAACTACAGTTATAGTTTGCACAAAAAAGATGCATGCgcaaaaataaatgttagtTTTCCCACGAAAATGCGAAAATATTTTAAGAACGTACAACGAATAGTTCGTACCTTATTTGTTGGTGGTTGTTAGATGGAAAGGGTTAATTTCGGATCGAATACCTTTTCCCCCTCTGGCAGCCACAACATCTTTGTGAAGACGCTGCACAAACTACGCCCTGGCGTCCATGAGTATCGTCTTGAAGAGGGACTGCGATTTCGGCTGCCTATTTCATGCTCATTTAATCCTTTCAGCAGAGGTTTAGATGAGAGAGGCAGCCATTTTCGCCTGgaaatttttttaataaaacaggATGCACTGACCACGCATGCGCACAAACGCTTCCAGGAAACAGATTGTCACTCAATGTGGTTCCggcaaattaaacaaagaagtaTTTTAGAAGCGTACGTATAAATATGCGTACGTAATTTACATAGACTAGTTACGTTATAACCAAAATATTATAAATTGACACATCAGCAACTATATAATTGCAACACTGTCTAGAATTTCCATTAACTAAACTATGTGTCAAAATTATAATCACTGGTCATTGATAGGAAATACGAGCATGCAAGTGCCACAATGACGACAAAGGCCACTCTCCATTTGTTGTACGTTTTATTAACATCCATATGAACTTAAGTATAGACACTGGGTTTATGGAGCAACTGCAGTGCCAGAACAGATAGCAATATACATTTATCAGCATTTCCCCCGATGTTCATCTGCGATCCTTTGCAAACTTAAGTCCACAGGACTTAAGTTTCTCTCATGAGCTTGGTCAGCTTCTGAAtctttgttttggtggacatgTCCACGTACTTGTCCCCGATACTGACGATCATGCCCCCCAGGATTGAAGAATCAGACTGGGAAGAGGAGACAACAGTTGAAATTACAGAGGGCTCTAAATATGATTAGCATCAgactggtttataaatcacctTTACTAACATTAAGATAAAGTCACACCAACTGCAAAATGGTCATTTGTATGTTTCTGGGATCATGCATTGACACTGTACCTTTGTTTCTAGCTTGATAGTTTCACCCTTCTGAAGGAAGCCCTTGAGCGCTACTTTCAGGTCAGCAAGATTAGCTTCATCCAAAGGCTAAAATGGATAATATTATTTGGTTGATTGTATAGCACATTTAcagtaaagaaaaaagaatgcaATTAATTACTTTTAAGTGACTGATACATTACAGGGACTGTTGTACtaggtcaccagttataaagtTTAGGATATTCAACAAGGATGTGCAGTACCACACACATAACATATGTCCACCCATTTCACACCTGAGCAGTGGTGACGGTGCAGATGACCTCTCCACGGTGTGCACTCATCATCTTGCCAAAGGCAGTGATAACATCACCAGTTCGAGGAAGACGACCGTTGTCAGacaaaacatctaaaaaaagaaaagcaaaacagCAGGATACGTTATCGAGCGACATTCAAGAGTTTTCTGTTTCTCTGCATTACTACCTGACAGCCTTAAGTTGAGAAAACAAGTTTACAGCATTCGTATTACAtcatttcaaaaaataaatattgtttaGGATTTCATCCAACTGGTCCTGCAATATAAATTATTCACTTAAATGTCAAATTTGGAAACATATGCTCCAAAGTTTATTTACATCAATATCATTATAGAACTCCTTTGAGGACTGAACCATAGGGTTTGTGGAGTACTACTGCTGTGGAGCTTACAATTGGCCTATGGAAAAGCCATTTTTTGTGCCTATAAGCTAAACTATCTACAGTCTTAAAATGACAGTTAAATTCTAAATACatattgtttttctaaattAAACAGCACAAGATGGTATTCTTAACCATGCAACAATTAAGCGTTGGTATCCTATCTGTTGTGTGCTGGAGGACTCCTTTTTATTATTACTCCTGTGACCTCTACTAACATAACCAAATAGTTTACAATGAAGACTACACTCACACTATACAATTTACAGAGCCTACCTATGGTCTACTTAGCTATATTAAGATAATATCATGCTAAAACGCATAGCAGGAATCAGTGATCACATACTGATGAGGTTGACAGTGATGGGTGAAACCTTGGCCTTTGTAAGAGCATCATTGAAAGTCTTCTGCTTGACGCTGCGCCTTACATGAGGATTCATCACAATACCAGAAAGATTGGGGTCCTTGATCAGAAGCTAAAAAACAAGATGgcacacagcaaagggcaacTGAATGTATGTACTAGAAGCAAGGTAGGTTGAGTTGAAATGGCATAGATTAGAAAAATTTGACAATGATAAGATAATTATGCCAATGTATCATTCCTCTGATATACAGCACATTTgactatatttttttttacaccgtGTAAATGAATTACCAACAAATCCACATCACCTTGCGTTAAATGTTGAGGAAAACACTACTTTCATCATTCATGGATCTTcattaaactacaactcaggtTCTTAATTTTGGACTTACAGACACTTTTTTGAGCTCCTGCTCCACTTGGTCCAGATTGTTCTGCTTACTGGCCGCTGAGAACAGAGCAGTGGCATAGCGGCCCTCCACTCCATAAACCTGGATGGGAGGCTAAAaggacatttacacacacattaactaGATTGCGAACACTATTTCTACTAGACAGAGCGATTCGGTCGTGCAGTCTGACGTTATTTACCTTAACCAGTTTTGATGCAGGTCTGACCACAGACGTGCTGAACTGGCGGACCTATACAAatgtaatgaaatgaaatgaatgcaTGTCAACACAGAGAAACCAAAACTTGAGCTGATTAACTTTCTGCACGCTTGGTACCATTTACGTGAAAGACAACTAGCTGGTAGGCTAACACGTTAGCAGTCATTCAAGTACAATGCCTCGTGTGGATTTTTTGGACATTTAGTGTTTCCTCCTGGTCTCCAGATGAATTACAATACAGTAAGACATGTTTTTAAGCTATAAATAATTCGGTCAAAACtgccataaaataaaataaatcaccaAAATCATTGAATGTCTTACCTGCTGCCCTAGCATGAGTGCTGCCATTTTCTCCTACAGCTGTCCAGAGTAGAATAATCTATTGCGCATGTGCAATTGAGAGGAAGGTGCCCAACTGTGGGTAATGTAGTCTCTCCGGTGTGGCGCATTCTGACAGTTTTGGAAAAGGCTATCTAAATGGACAACTACAAGTTTcttaaaatagtttaaaatatCTTGCTAAACGTATTCTGTCAAGTGGAAAAGTGCTATCAAATTGATGAAATCAATGTTATATTTTAAAGCACAGTTTTAGTGGCATATACTGGTGATTCCTTCTGACAGAATACCTTTTatataaagtacatttactggTAGTTTATTAGGTATTTCCTACCTGACagatagtaataataaataaatattatttgCGTGGTACCATTAGGccatagccacacacacacacacacacacacacacacacacacacacacacacacacttttgggTTGACAGAGATTTGGTGCATATATAACCATTTTTGATACTCAAGGATTGATAAAAATTGTCCTAAATCCCTCCATAATACCTCATTAAGACAACAAGACATTGAAGAACACCACAGAAAAAACATGCTGTGATTTTACATTTGTAGATTATTGCAAGAATTGCATTTTTCTGCGATTGGATGGTGAGCACTTGTGTTCTGGAAACTGCTCAGAACCCCTTATTATCAAGAAACCGGAGAGCCATACATCCTCTGAATGCACTAGGTCTCTAGTTTGTGGTTGTTAAGTTTCATGAGGCTGTAATTATCCTAGAGGTCACAACCTCtttattagggatgcaccgaatccagatttctGGGGTTCAgctgaataccgaatcctactcccatcctcagtccattaacacagtaaacacattaatgtatgtaatgtacctgaagttgctgcattttggctgctgtctgtagattccttcatgcacaattcgtattctttcggatgtttcatacgcaaatgttttaacagcggcgatattgtgtattgtttagggtccttgcccccacgagacaaatcggcattgcaaattgaacatgtagctcgacttgaatcgccttcttttgactgaaagtattgCTAAACAACACtgtttctgctcacgagttccggcggcgtcattacgtcgaccagcgtagcgcgcgtagtgcaagcgtagggttcggtggaaaagATTTCTAAGGTTTGGCAGAAACcaaaccccgtcaaaaagcccaatatttggccgaatccgaatcctggattcggtgtaTCCCTgctctttatatacagtctatggtcacaaCAGGTCATTTTAAACAGTAAGATCAAGTTTCAAAAAATGGATTCACTACAATGAAATGGCTACTATGGGGACTTACAACTTCACACATGAATACAATTGGGCTCGTTGAATCCACAAGTCAGCTTTCCAGTCAGACCAATTTTTGCAACTCCAAGACTGTTTAGGGACCCCAGTATGCAGAAATATTGAAATACACCATTTTAGAATAGGCGAAAATAACATATTTATACGGGCATGAGAAAAACAGCATGGTTTTGCCAAAAACTGAATTGGATTATCATAAAGTGGGCATGTCTGTAAAGGGGAGACTCGTGGTTAcccattttcattcagatatcttgaggtcagaggtcaagggAAACATTTTAGCCTAACTTTGGAGCTTTATTTAGCTCACTTCCCGACAAGCTAAAAGACATGCCATggtctagtttcatatgatatgAATATATTCATTAGAGCCCGCTACAGCCCCATAAAGACAGTCGTAATGTAATGTGTTTACATTAAACTCTGGTCGCATCGATGAACATTAACTGGAACCTTGGAGCAAGGTTACACGCTGAAAATAGAAAGTTACAGTTTACGAAGTTTACAAAGGGCGCagcgtccggagcttagtgctgcccaagacgattgtgattggtttaaaaaaaatgtaaacaacccCTGAGTGTTTTTCTTCAATGCAGAAGTGTATGCTcctgttgccagaccttcctctgcaacACTGTGAAGatgaggtctggcaatgcaagactactacccagtcagaagcagagtatcagggtgtgccatgctagcagctaggcgagcattataacgtgttacaaagtgacgcacgttcgtcacggaagtaaaggctgaacTAATAGAGCGGTTTGGAggagtttgtgaacagtgttttctgttggagatggtaagtctttttggggtggactttgggctttttcactttgtaaacctataacgtgcacacaaaaaaaataacacaataaagaaaagggaaaaagccaaaaaaagcataatatgagcactttaaccctAGAGCCTAGGGTTAACACATGATCTGACTCTCTGAGCCAATCAACTGGCTGGaaatttccatttccatttatctaacttagctaatgttatatgataatatataaccttttttttaaaaaatttatATCCAGTAGGAAATTTTGTACAGCAGTTGTAGTACAAAGTAGGAAAGAGTAATATACACCGCTAGAGTGCATATAAAAACAAAGATTACATCTCTAAAATAGCTACATAGCCTAGTAGCTAGCTGACTGCTGATTTCACAGCTAAGCTAGTTAGCTTTAAAACAGCCGTTAGAGGCTCAGAGCTACAGTTTAATAGCTTACGGTTTTCCATGAGAACCAAAACTGCCCCTAACCGCCAGCTACaaatagattaaataaaacTTTATCACAGGTTACACTTGTGTTATTTATTATGAGATAGTTAACTGTTGGGATGTATTCACAAACAAAGCTAGCTAATAGCTAACTAACCTGTGAAATGTGATGTTTTCTATATTACTGTTCAGCAGTGGTTGGTCCATGGATGTCCCGTTTTCGTCCAGCAGAGGGCagagcttcttcttctttagtatTATTGGCAGGCTACAAACCAACGTTTAAGGTGCATGCCGCCACCTATTGAGtgtgtgacatcatgactttaaACAACCAACACTATAACAAAATTAGCTATATTATGGACAATAACTCttgtttcatttaaatatttaaataaaacattttaacctgTATCTACCCCTGTCTCAACTGTAGGCCTATACTGTGATGCTCCACTCCTTTCCCATATCTACAGACTAACTACGACTGTTAACCAGCACGTTCAATAATTTGAGGGCAGATCAACTAGTAAAAATTCACGTTTTAGATAACAGACTTCCAGAAAACTCAAAACCAGCAAGATAATAAACCTATTATAGCCTTTTTCAAACAGATTTCAACCCGCAAGGactaataaacaaaacaattagTATCCGTCTCGAATGGGCCACCAGGGATCCGATGACGTATATGATTTGTTGCTCAGCCTCGCTCTGGACCGGAGTTGGCAGGGTTGGGTCTACAATTTCTCTGAGCTAATCtttgcgataaaaaaaaaaaataataaataggctACGGTATGACCTTGGTCGTTAAACAAGGAGAAGAACATCATCATATTTATTTGTATCATGTGAACTAAACACTTTTGTCCCCACCAAACTGCAGGGACGCAGGGCAGTTGACGCATTCGTGTTCGCggagcacacacacgcacatacgaGCTGCTGCGAATGACTAGAGAGCTTGCTAGGATACAGCATAGCCGGGGCCATCAAAACGTATCGAAACAGCTAACGGTTTTCCTGAGAAATTTTAAAGCTGGTTAGAGCTGGTCAGCTCGATAGCTGACGGCAAAACAGGCATGGACGACAAGTCATTCACCAAGGAGCTGGACGGATGGATTGAACAACTGAATGAGTGCAAACAGTTGAGCGAGAATCAGGTCAAAGTCCTATGTGAAAAGGTAAGGTTTGCGCAGGAAGGCAGGAGAGCTATTAATACATGTCATTAGCTTTCTACAGTGCTAGCGGACCATTCGCTGTTAACATCTCCTGAATCATAAGTAATTGCTTGGACTTAACGTCAGCTAATGCATGTGGCCTTGCTTTGGAGGACACCATTTGGCTGCAGCTGCATGCAGGACCGTTACATTGCTAAGGAAAGCAACTAGCCAAGAAGATGGAGGAGGATGCCTTCAAATGTTTTCCCTAGCTACGCCCACTCCTGTTACCTCTTCCTCACTGGAGTGTACTGACACTACCACAGCAAACTATAATGATCTGCTGTATCCTTCACAATCTGAAAAATGATGAATATTCAGTGTCTCAGGGTATTAAGGATTGTGTAAAACACATGCCCATTGTGCACTTCTACACTGCCTACAACTTACACTGTTACCTGTTAATCAGCATCATCCTATATTTTCTTGGTTCTCCATTTAAGGCCAAGGAGATCCTGACAAAGGAGTCCAATGTGCAGGAGGTGAGATGTCCGGTGACAGTCTGCGGAGATGTCCATGGTCAGTTTCATGACCTAATGGAGCTGTTTAAGATCGGAGGGAAGTCTCCAGACACTAACTATCTCTTCATGGGAGACTATGTTGACAGAGGCTACTATTCTGTGGAGACAGTTAGTCTCCTGGTTTCTcttaaggtaaaaaaaaaaaaaaaaaaaaaaaagacaaaatgccACTGATGCTGTGATACATATTAAGCAAGTCAACTACAACTGGGATATCAATTTAGAGTTGGGGCAAAGATAATGTTTATGTCTAATTATTCTCgttttttaaatctttctttGCAGGTAAGGTTCCGTGAACGAATCACAATTCTCAGAGGGAACCATGAGAGCAGACAGATCACACAAGTGTACGGCTTCTACGACGAGTGCTTAAGGAAATATGGAAATGCCAATGTTTGGAAGTACTTCACAGATCTGTTTGACTATCTGCCCCTTACCGCACTGGTAGATAATCAGGTAAGGTTGTGTATTCAGATGTATCATGTGACATAAAGCACAGATACAGGTCATTCATCActcttcatttattttctctttattttgtaAGATTTTCTGCCTCCATGGAGGATTGTCCCCTTCAAtagacacactggaacacatCAGAGCGCTGGATCGCTTGCAGGAGGTTCCTCATGAGGTAAATTTAGTCCATGTCAACTCTAAACATTTGACATGAGACAAACTTCTCTTGAAGACTTTTCTAGCTTGTGCATTATTTTGATATTTACTGTCATAGCATATGGATCTTACATTTATATTAAGGTGCATGTAGCTGCCAGGATGCTCGTACAATTTTACAATTATTATATCATAATCTGTTATACGTGCACAATTATCAGATTTAACATTTTAgagttgaaatgattagtcgATAAATCAAATTGTCAACCATAGAAAAGCAAGTCTGCAAGTCTAACTGCATCCTAAAACTTCTACATGGATAGATTTTGTGTTAGCATGTACAATAGACTAAACAACACGGATGTTTCCTCCTTGTTTCAGGGTCCAATGTGTGACTTGTTATGGTCAGACCCAGATGACCGTGGTGGTTGGGGCATCTCCCCCCGTGGTGCTGGTTACACCTTCGGGCAGGACATTTCCGAGACCTTCAACCACGCAAACGGCCTAACTTTGGTTTCTAGAGCCCACCAGCTGGTGATGGAGGTACCTTAACTTTGTGTATCTGCTGAAAGTAATTCTGTTTTTAACTGCTGATGCAGCTTTGACATACATGTTGTGAATTTAAAATAGGTAACATGCATGTAATCTCTTGATCTAGGGATATAATTGGTGCCACGACCGCAATGTAGTGACCATCTTCAGTGCACCAAACTATTGTTATCGTTGTGGAAACCAGGCAGCAATCATGGAACTTGATGACACATTGAAATACTCCTTGTAAGTACATTCTTTTTTGAATTGATATAAACTTGTTGctttttcatattttggcaCCTTCTTAAAAAATGGATTATGAATGAAAATGTGAGTTGATGAGGAGTCTTGCCCTTTGTTTGCTTCAGCCTACAGTTCGACCCTGCACCTCGCAGAGGAGAGCCGCATGTGACGCGGCGCACGCCAGACTATTTCCTGTAAAGATCACTGGCAAGGATGGCAAGAGGGTACACAGAGAAAAGAAGCATTCATAACCCCATGGACCAAAACAATGTGTGCCAAAATCA
Proteins encoded:
- the si:ch1073-44g3.1 gene encoding UPF0461 protein C5orf24 homolog isoform X1; this encodes MLWLPEGEKKMMHQVTNSNSDFCMSELAEDCHPASHFDLCSTQSNKFYPSPTTPGLQLSLASLAPLPQGMHKAMVCQMQDTQNDFQPQTVRIRGSEAAGPDGSKKKKGTGKSGRRGRPSGTTKSAGYRTSTGRPLGTTRAAGFKTSPGRPLGTTKAAGYKVSPGRPPGSIKSLARLKKLEFGCDSAKKLDFSNCSVPKKLDFTGCDVPPFPYTMMEKRPLCEPSAKVDESSE
- the si:ch1073-44g3.1 gene encoding UPF0461 protein C5orf24 homolog isoform X2 — protein: MMHQVTNSNSDFCMSELAEDCHPASHFDLCSTQSNKFYPSPTTPGLQLSLASLAPLPQGMHKAMVCQMQDTQNDFQPQTVRIRGSEAAGPDGSKKKKGTGKSGRRGRPSGTTKSAGYRTSTGRPLGTTRAAGFKTSPGRPLGTTKAAGYKVSPGRPPGSIKSLARLKKLEFGCDSAKKLDFSNCSVPKKLDFTGCDVPPFPYTMMEKRPLCEPSAKVDESSE
- the atp5po gene encoding ATP synthase subunit O, mitochondrial; this translates as MAALMLGQQVRQFSTSVVRPASKLVKPPIQVYGVEGRYATALFSAASKQNNLDQVEQELKKVSLLIKDPNLSGIVMNPHVRRSVKQKTFNDALTKAKVSPITVNLINVLSDNGRLPRTGDVITAFGKMMSAHRGEVICTVTTAQPLDEANLADLKVALKGFLQKGETIKLETKSDSSILGGMIVSIGDKYVDMSTKTKIQKLTKLMRET
- the LOC116064419 gene encoding serine/threonine-protein phosphatase 2A catalytic subunit alpha isoform, yielding MDDKSFTKELDGWIEQLNECKQLSENQVKVLCEKAKEILTKESNVQEVRCPVTVCGDVHGQFHDLMELFKIGGKSPDTNYLFMGDYVDRGYYSVETVSLLVSLKVRFRERITILRGNHESRQITQVYGFYDECLRKYGNANVWKYFTDLFDYLPLTALVDNQIFCLHGGLSPSIDTLEHIRALDRLQEVPHEGPMCDLLWSDPDDRGGWGISPRGAGYTFGQDISETFNHANGLTLVSRAHQLVMEGYNWCHDRNVVTIFSAPNYCYRCGNQAAIMELDDTLKYSFLQFDPAPRRGEPHVTRRTPDYFL